The sequence TATGCCCTGCAGATGGGGCTATTCATCTGAAAAAAATGCAAATTGAGGAAGTATCTTTTAAAAAATGCAAATTAATTTTGTTTATTCTTTATAGGGATATACTTTTGCAAACCGAAACAACATGTGCTGAACATACTGGACTTAAAATAAATAATGAGAAAATCAAATTATGACAAGTTTCCTTCGACCAAGTTTGAGGGGAATATCTTACAGGGATGGGATGCCATCATGGCCCAGCTGAAAGGGGCTATAAAGGGCAACGCAATGTGTATCGACCTATATACGGGCGTGTATGAAAACGAGATCATCGAGGCTTTTTCGGGATGGGGAAAGATTATCAATACCCGCGACCTGATGAAGCCCGAAGAGGAAATCAGGAAGATGACCGAACCGTTTATGACCGACGATGTGCTGTTTGGCTACATCACCAACCTGAAAATGGTCGATTTCTTCAGCGAAGAGAAACTGCGCGCCGCCAGCAACGAACTGGCAACAGCCACAGTGCCTACAGTAGTGATTGGTATTGGCGCCTGCCTGGTAGCCCCTGCCAACGCATTGAAGGTGTATGTGGACATGGCCCGCTGGGAGATACAGCAGCGATTCCGTAGGCACGAGGTGATGGCGCTGGGCGTTGACAACCGCGAGGATGCCGTGTCGATCCAATACAAACGCGGATTGTTTATCGACTGGCGCGTACTCGACAAGTACAAAGACAAGCTCTTTACAAGCATCGACTGGTGGTTGGACACCCATATCGCAGGCGAACCCAAGATGATTGACAGCAGTACCTTTTTTCAGGGCATCGAGAAAACCTCGAAAACGCCCTTCCGCGTGGTACCTTTCTTCGACCCAGCTCCATGGGGCGGCCAGTGGATGAAAGAGGTGTGCGACCTGGACCGCTCGAAAACCAACTTCGGCTGGTGTTTCGACTGTGTGCCCGAGGAGAACAGTCTGCTGTTCGAGGTGAACGGCGTGCGTTTCGAGCTGCCCTCGGTCGATCTGGTGCTGCTGAAGAGCCGACCATTGCTCGGTGAGCCTGTAGAGGCCCGTTTTGGCAAGGATTTTCCGATTCGTTTCGACTTTCTCGACACCATGGGCGGTGGCAATCTGAGTTTGCAGGTGCATCCCACCACCCAGTTTATCCGCGAGAATTTCGGCATGTACTATACACAGGACGAGAGCTACTATCTGCTGGATGCCGGAGAGGATGCTGTGGTGTATCTGGGACTGAAAGAAGGTATCGACAAGGATGCGATGATCGACGACCTGCGTAAGGCTCAGAAAGGCGGTTTTGTGTTCGACACCGAGAAATATGTGAATAAGATTAAGGCCAAGAAGCACGACCACTTTCTGATTCCTGGCGGAACGGTGCATTGCTCGGGTGCTGAGAGCATGGTGCTGGAAATCAGTTCGACGCCAAACATTTTCACCTTTAAGCTGTGGGACTGGCAACGACTGGGGCTGGACGGCAAACCGCGCCCCATCAACGTGGAACGTGGAAAGGATGTGATCGACTGGGGCCGCGACACGCAGTATGTATATCAACATCTGCGCAATCAGTTTGAAACCCTTGCCGAGGGCGACGGATGGCAGGAGGAGCGCACGGGACTGCATCGCAATGAGTTTATCGAAACCCGTCGCCACACCTTCAGCAAGTCCGTGCATCATACCACCAACGGCAGTGTGAATGTATTCAACCTGCTGGAAGGCGATGAGGCCATCATCGAGAGTCCCACCCAAGCCTTCGAGCCATTCGTTGTGCACTATGCCGAAACATTTATCATCCCTGCCTGCGTAGGCGAATATACCATCCGCCCTTATGGCGCCTCGGAGGGTAAGACATGCGTCACCATCAAAGCATACGTGCGTTGCTAATTTTTAAAACCACTATTATATTATGTACCAACACGACAAACGAATTGTATTAACACTGGATGCAGGAGGTACCAACTTCGTATTCTCGGCCATCCAGGGGTGTAAGGAACTGGTAGTGCCCATCCGACTGGCTGCTGTGACGGATGATACCGAGGCTTGTCTGCACGTTCTGGTTGAAGGATTTTCGCAGGTGATGCAGCAGCTGCCATCAAAGCCTGTGGCCATCAGTTTTGTTTTCCCAGGGCCTGCCGACTACGAGCATGGCATCATTGGCGACCTGCCCAACTTCCCCTCGTTCAGGGGCGGTGTGGCCTTAGGTCCTTTCTTGGAAGAGAAGTTTGGCATCCCCGTTTTCATCAACAACGACGGCAACCTGTTTGCCTATGGCGAAGCACTGGCTGGTTCGCTGCCTGCCATCAACAATCTGCTGGCATCGCATGGTTGCAACAAGCGCTATCGCAACCTGATTGGCATCACCTTGGGAACAGGATTCGGCGCAGGTGTCGTCATCGATGGCCGACTGCTGACAGGCGATAACGGCTGTGGCGGTGATGTGTGGATTATGCGCAACAAGAAATATCCTGAGCTGATAGCCGAAGAGAGTGTGAGCATCAGGGCCGTGCGCAGGGTTTATGCCGAATTGTCGAAGACCGACGACGCCAACCTGACACCGAAGGATATCTTTGATATCGCCGAAGGCACCACACCAGGCAACCCTTCAGCTGCCATCGCCGCTTTCAGAGAGTTAGGTGTGATGGCGGGTGCCGCTATTGCCAACGCCCTCAACATCGTTGATGGCATGGTGGTGATAGGCGGCGGTT is a genomic window of Xylanibacter ruminicola 23 containing:
- a CDS encoding class I mannose-6-phosphate isomerase, with protein sequence MRKSNYDKFPSTKFEGNILQGWDAIMAQLKGAIKGNAMCIDLYTGVYENEIIEAFSGWGKIINTRDLMKPEEEIRKMTEPFMTDDVLFGYITNLKMVDFFSEEKLRAASNELATATVPTVVIGIGACLVAPANALKVYVDMARWEIQQRFRRHEVMALGVDNREDAVSIQYKRGLFIDWRVLDKYKDKLFTSIDWWLDTHIAGEPKMIDSSTFFQGIEKTSKTPFRVVPFFDPAPWGGQWMKEVCDLDRSKTNFGWCFDCVPEENSLLFEVNGVRFELPSVDLVLLKSRPLLGEPVEARFGKDFPIRFDFLDTMGGGNLSLQVHPTTQFIRENFGMYYTQDESYYLLDAGEDAVVYLGLKEGIDKDAMIDDLRKAQKGGFVFDTEKYVNKIKAKKHDHFLIPGGTVHCSGAESMVLEISSTPNIFTFKLWDWQRLGLDGKPRPINVERGKDVIDWGRDTQYVYQHLRNQFETLAEGDGWQEERTGLHRNEFIETRRHTFSKSVHHTTNGSVNVFNLLEGDEAIIESPTQAFEPFVVHYAETFIIPACVGEYTIRPYGASEGKTCVTIKAYVRC
- a CDS encoding ROK family protein, with the protein product MYQHDKRIVLTLDAGGTNFVFSAIQGCKELVVPIRLAAVTDDTEACLHVLVEGFSQVMQQLPSKPVAISFVFPGPADYEHGIIGDLPNFPSFRGGVALGPFLEEKFGIPVFINNDGNLFAYGEALAGSLPAINNLLASHGCNKRYRNLIGITLGTGFGAGVVIDGRLLTGDNGCGGDVWIMRNKKYPELIAEESVSIRAVRRVYAELSKTDDANLTPKDIFDIAEGTTPGNPSAAIAAFRELGVMAGAAIANALNIVDGMVVIGGGLAGAAKYILPGVMSELRSQVGTFAGNTFHCLQMDVYNLSDAHEMARFLEEKDTLVMVPLSDKRARYSRDTKIGVMVSELGASRAIALGAYTFALAQLDNNR